aactttcataaaaaatcaagaaaaccaaagttatttcttgaaggttactattcaccatcttcttccttgattttttggaagagattgtgaaggaattagtagcttaaacttataggatatccatatctatgtacaaggaaccttagataattacctcactaattaacaaggcttggatcttgaattttggaattttcttctttgagaaagaagaaaagccgagagctcttctttaaaatgggagtgttttgtgtttttttgatttgttttctTGGTTGCTAGcatttgtttttgattaattacctatttacccatgaaaaatggtgtggttattaatcaaccacacctccttcccttatgtcatgcttaggtcatcatgtgatgtcaccttgttacacttgtcttcctcttgttggtgtgatgacatcatcatccactatccccttgattaactctaattacttggctaatgaccgctgatctgttatgcggttcgcttaactttcgttttcatttatcatttgagggatcatacccgagatcttattacttaggtttccttcacctttctcaatatattatattcctttcatgatcatctcttataatccttgaatttaaatcctttttattctgttaccttatactcaattctttctgtatctggtagattttcgggaaaaatcaaagtgttcggatttggattctgacgatctttacatacacttatatcccatataaagtactaataagatctcagaataacaatagaagaacccctacatagtgtggtatgaaaagaTTTCTTATTCCGCATactcagcaaaagcactattcataagggtttcaaaaattccaaaaattggggttataaCACAACACCGCCTTTATAcaagagttatacaaggattcacactattattgaacacatagcaaagatgcttatttgaccgtgcaatgaatgaggtcccaaaagacttatgcagtaatacccatgtagcgagtgttaggttagcggatcccagaatataaaagccttaggtcactaggcacaaagtcccctagaacttaataactcgagtattaaagagctcactcttgatcaattatgcataaacacatactttttttctttcttttttcttttttttttctttttttcttttttttttctgtATTTTCTGAATGAGTATGTTTctctccatctcattcaaccctaaactactcataaaaatatgagccgggtactagccatttgacgcctagccttacaacaactagcaatgaaatccaagtttttctccagataaaaaaattagtatttttacgtcattacgagaatatcacaaattctaaatataaccaagtgattaaatctcaacaacaaacaagtatgatcatgatctagatctAAAGCAACcttataagactttgtgaaattatttatttctggcatgcaaatcatTTCATTAAGACATAAACATCCCtatattcgtcatcaccacactgaaatcaacatcaacttatcaaatatcatagttcatcttaagggatcatgctaaatatgcatgcaaatgcacCTATAtgaaatcatataaaaataaacaaatatgtcctaaatgaataatcatgcaaaaatatgaatgaactacaactaaacatacaatatgaatctatatgaatctatatggataCACATACTACTAATCcctacattatcacccccaaacttaaaattttcaatgtcctcattgaaggtaataataaggatttcaggcatacatAATTAGCGGGAGAGTCACCCTTATCGGGTGGAGGATCAaatggccaatcaacctcgccaccagtgtctcggaTAACAGTACCTAAGtgtgtgtcaaatctgcagcaaaatgatggtgaatgttgtgcatggcctccatacgcctagtcactcgCATGTACTGCTCATCAtcaacaccagtcctatcaactaactgtggcgcatgagaagaaccctctgtaggcactggaagatccgtccagccactctctaaatcatcaaaaatatatctcaACCCTTTATCATGGGGTtcacctaagaatgaataactcaagtgatctggctttcggttgagctcaagtatggaaacatcttcaatagaTGGCTCGAGAAGGTCTTGAGAAAATTTTAGCTCtactaacccaagagaatcgaatggcatatctaacttcctcttccatggaggtgcattcaaaacctgtaGTTGCTCTACTTTAAATCACTCCtttttagctgtgggtaactttatttccttgaacacattaaaagtgaccttttgatcgtgaaccttcatcgaaagctctccattttgcacatcgatcatagtttggcctgtagccaagaatggtcttcccaagataatgggaatcttcttatcttcctcaaaatcaagaattacaaagtcagcaggaaagatgagtttatccaccttgaccaagacatcatccactatacctcgtgggataagcgatggaacggtatgctagttgcaatgacatgtatatTGGTTTCAGATCAGaaagaccaagcttcttgaagatagataagggcatcagattgatgctagctcctaaatcacataaacacttgttgaatgacaagtttccgatggtgcaaggaatagtgaagttTCGAGGATCTTTAAgattcggaggcaacttctgtcgcagcacaacactgcattcctccgttagagcaatggtctcaaagtcatcgagcttcacttttcgagagagaatacctttcataaacctcacatagctaggcatctgttcaagagcttcagcgaaaggtatgttgatatgaagtttcttaaacacctccgaaaacttctcaaactgcttatccagctttttttttgcaacctcttaggaaaaggaggtggaggatagatctgtttctcccctgtattaccctcaggaggagtgtgttccacagtagtcttccttggttccacctctgcttccttctgcacaccttcttcagccacaactgcattttctgaaacttgagattttctaggctcttcgtcttgctgaacttgggggcttgcgacctttccagaccttaaggtgatggcgttcacatgttcttcaacttccctctttcctggatttgtttatgtatcactaggaagcgttcctggtggtagattcaataaggcgttagcaatttgccctatttggttctccagattctggatagaaatagtctggctttggcatataagagcctggtttttgcacataagcctcaactcttccaattcagatttttcattcgaagatagacctgcatcatgagtttgttattaaagttggagttgttgctgaaaaccaggagggttgaatagcttatttccaaactgctggaacggctgttgcatcacattctgattgttgctctagctgaagttaggatgattccagttgtcaggatgataagtgtctggaactggttgctgcggtctttgaaagttgctcacaaactgagctgtgtcactagatatagcgcattgctccgtcacatgagaacctgcacataactcacaaacactaattatctacTTAACACCATAGTTTGctagagaatcgatcttcatagaaaacgcctttagttgagcagtgatagccgtagctgtatccactttaagaactcctgctaccttgccctgtggaaatctctgggttggatactgatattcattagcagccatcagtttaattagatcataagcttcctcatagctctttgcccaaAATTCTCCAcctgctgctgcatcgagcatgggtctggattgtgctcccaacccattataaaaataattgatgatcatccaatcaggcattccatgataaggacacttcctaagcatcttcttgtagtgctcccaagcttcatataaagattttcctgattgctgcgcaaattgagtaagagcattcttgattgcagctgtcttcgccatagggaagaatttagtaagaaacttctgagcaagatcttcccaagtacTAATCGAACCAGCtagtagagagtgtaaccagctcttagccttgtccctcagagagaatgggaacagccTCAGCTTCACAgtatcttcagaaacaccgttgaacttgaaggtgtcgcagatctcaataaagtccctaatgtgcatattgggatcttcagttggagaacccccaaactggattgaattctgcacccattgaattatgccaggcttgatctcaaaggtattagttgtgatagctggccggataatgctagattgaatgtcattgatcttgggttgagaaaaatccatcaaggctttcgtttgtgctgctggatctcccattgtaatgagtacctgaaacacaaacaaataaaccgtgaaagtaaaagaatcagtgaactttaacgaccactgatgacaagcacataaactaaaaattaacaccgagtccccggcagcggcgccaaaacttgttagggcgaaaacacgcgctaatattcacgcaagtatgcgcatttgcaagtagtataaggtataaatcagatttgttcccatagagactggtttaggttaagttcaatttatgcacctatgcaacaatgtatggttatcgctcaatgctaagacaaataacaaattgggtttttattaaactaagagattaacattaactaagagaattgaggttgaattactatatatgataaacatgggatcctaacatcattactacttcattcaatagccttattgttcttaaccttagcatgtgatggtgatgacactaatcagataacacgaaattgataaacgccaactttcgttgcacgagtaccattctaccagacatccacaaaagagatagaagctgaataggcaccaattatattgagaccctatatgtctatagaatttgacaacataatggtttaagcacaagttatccataatgattacatagggcaagtaaaatggttagagttacctacgaatcatgcatacacatacatgaatctatgctagcatggcaagttctaaacctctatattcactgtcgcttcaatagagattaacacgctatcttatatgttagctacgcacataagacgaataaacacaaccaatattaggatatcaatcaatcaccacacaccaagatatcgaaaccATTAAccattgaaatccataagtaaatccgctagaaccccatgacaacgattagcccataatcgaactcatcatcaccatggattccaataaaagcatggtatacaacaaggtcttaataaactgaataataattaaagtacgaataaatgagatctaggttcaacaagaatgaaaacgagcatccaaagttacaactaattcaaagaatcacaagttgaaaacaaaatcttctttttcagagttgttctgtgcttctaggtcttctccttggtatcccaatcttccaggatgatgaaaaccttttttttaagtatatatatgcccctagtggacctggacccttaaaatcgtcaaattccactcaaaaaaggctttttcagcgaaatcagcgaccagtcGCGCCTTGGACGGCCGCTCAGCTCTCTGGGCGGGCGCTTAGCTCTCCTGGGgggcgctcagctctcctgggcgggcgctcagctctcctgggcgggcgctcagctcctgtctggaaaaattcctgatgaatcttgttttggccataacttgagttctactcgtcagaattaggcgattcaactgcccacgcgaagctaacgagattctctaaaACTTCACAATGGCCTTGgattccaaatctgatcactttttatcatatttcctttaacaGCTCATTTTTTTTCATATAATTGATACCttaaatgcaataacacaaaaacacatcaaaataccaacaacttgagtgaaaaacaccaatttaagcttgtaatataagtggatataaaatccacttatcaggaGAGTGCATGAAAAAAGTTCAGCGTCCTTTATGGGCATTGTGCAGGGAACTAAAGAGTCTTTAAGGGACTATCTGAATCGTTTTACTAAAGAAGCCTTGAAGGTTCCAGATCTTGACGATAAAGTAGCTatgatagcgctgcaacaaggGACTAGAGATGAGTGTTTCAGGATGTCAttagccaagcgcccccctgagagcatgttgcagctccaagatagggccgagAAGTATATCAAAGTGGAGGAAAGCATGAGAAAGACAATAGTGAATAATGAGTCTCCTGGTGGTAAGAAGCGAAAGAATGATGTGGAGTATAACGCTAAGGACAAGTATTCTAGAGCTGAGCAAAATAATGATTCAACCTCGAAGAAGGGAGGACGTGGGAAAAAGTTCACCGAATATATAAACTAAATGCTCCTAAAGTCATATTTTAATAGAAATTGAAAGAGATAGAGAAGTCCATTGGCCTAAACCATTGAAAGCTGATCCTACTAAGCTAGATAGAAGCAAGTATTATAGATTTCACAAGGACGCTGGTCATGataccgatgagtgtagacaactaaaagatgaaatagaattcctcatTCGAAAGGGAAGGCtaaacaagtatactggagatggaggagataggaataatagTGAAAGTAGGAACTTTGATGATCGTAGAAGAGATCAggatgatcaggggcgaaatcccccATCAAGGGGACCGGTGATTAATGCAATTTCTgaaggaccacgaccccgaggacCCGTGATAAATATAATATTCGGAGGGCCAACTGCTGCTGGAACATCAAAAAGTTCAAGGAAAGCATACACTAAAGAAGTCATtcatattgttggagaagccccaaaGTGGGCTATGACATGAGTAACAATGAcgtttgatgattctgacttggagaGGGTGTGGAATTTCCCCACAATGAtccgttggtcataacaccgataataggcAACAGCCCAGTGAAGAGAGTCCTAGTAGAAAATGGAGATTCAGTGGACATCTTGCTCCATTATGCTTttataaggatgggttacaaCGATTCTCAGTTAACCCCGACTAATATGCCGATATACGGATTTTctggagtggagtgccccgtggaagggataattaagctGCCAATGactataggtcaggaaccaaAACAAGCAACACAAATTATAGACTTTGTAGTAGTAATGACCGAATCAACTTACAATGCGATTATGAGGAGAACGGGAATACATGcttttaaggcagtcccctcttcttACCATTCGGTGATGAAGTTCCCCACCCGGGAAGGGATTGGGGaggaaagaggagatcaaaaaatggcaaggagctgttatgtggcctcccTTAGGGCTGATGGAGctgggggcaggttctgcctattgaagatctagATGTCCgtgaaaatgatgagaaaagaggaatgccagcagaagacttggtccCAATTCCTTTGGCTCTCGAGGaccctgagaaagtgactttggTTGGAGCATCACTAGAGGAGTCCCTTAGAGGGAAATTGGTGAAGTTTTTACAAGAGAATAGTGATGTGTtcgcatggtcggcagctgatatgccaggcatagacccagagcTGATCACTCataagctgaatgtggatccaaatcgaaagactgtgaagtaaaagaaaagaagctttgctccagagaggcaagaagctattaagcaagaagtagagaagctcttagtacagtttccggaatggttggcaaaccctataatggtgaagaaggctaatggaaagtgaaGGATGTGCGTGGACtttactgatctaaatgatgcatgcccaaaggattgcttcccgttgccaaggataaatacattgatagattctcctgctggtcatgagatgctgagctttatggatggatttagtggatacaatcagatcaagatgcataaggatgacatcccaaaggtatcattcattacttactttggtgttttttgttatcttattatgacatttggtctcaagaatgcatgagccacctatcaaaggttggtaaataagattttcaaggatcttacTGGAAACgctatggaagtttatgtcgagGACATGTTAGTCACGAGTCTAGTGAggactgaccatataacccatttgagggaaacTTTTGAGGTCTTGAGATATCataaaatgatgctaaatccggCAAAGTGTGCTTTCGAAGTGGGATCCGGAAAGTTTTTGGGcctgatggtctccaagaggggaattgaggctaaatttgataaaataaaggctatcctagatatggaaccaccacgttccataaaggatgttcagaaactcacgGGAAGGGTTGCAGCTCTAGGACATTTTATCTCCAAATCCGGAGACAAGTGCTTTCCCTTCTTTAaatccttaaagaaggttaaagatttcgtatggactgaggaaagccagGAGGCATTTGAaaagttaaagaaatatatggctcaagCTCCGTTGTTAGCCAAGCCGGCTCTGAATGAAACCTTTTatttgtacttggctgtttcagaaagcgccttgagcgccgtgttggttaaagaggaacttaaagttcagaaacccgtatattatgttaGTAAGTTTCTGCATGGAgctgaattaaattattcaactattgaaaagTTTGCTCTTGCCTTGGTGATGGCCTCGAGGAAGTTGCGTCCCTATTTtcaagctcataaaattgaagtgttaacCAGCCAGCCGTTAAGAAACATCATTCATAGTCCTaaagctagtgggaggctgattaaatgggacatagagctgggagagtttgacatcAAATACAAGCCACGGACGGCAATAAAAGctcaggcattagctgacttcttggtggagtgtaccatatccaaccaagaagtcggggggcaggaagagaCTATATACCCCAAGACACAGAAAATAATGGAGGAGACAAAGAAGAAAGAGTTAaagagaaggaatattgggttctttattttgatggagcatcaaaaacaaattcaagtggagcagggctTGTATTACAAAGCCCAGATGgattcttgattgagtatgctatgaagttagacttcccaaccacaaataataaAGCTGAGTATGAAGCACTGATAGCTGGCCTTGACTTGGCAGGAACATTGAGGGTTAAGAATTTGAAAGTCTGTGGAGATTCCAAGCTTATcgtatcccaggtcaagggagagtttgaagcaagggatgaaaCAATGGataagtatgttcgcctagttagggctgtgatgactcaattcgatgaatgccatgttgagcacatcccaagaaaggaaaatgctaaggcagatgcgttatctAAATTTGCTTCGTCAGAGGTAGAGAAAAGTTCTAGGAATGTATACTTCCATGTTTTGAAAACATGAAGCATCGATGTTAAGCTCATAACCCCTATATGTcggattttaaacgcagcgggggcatggcaaaacacttttacacatataaaatccaaataaaagcatataaatcgtgaataaaaatttgagggatcgaatctaaccttttaaattaattcgaagacaacgatcagagatccatagcagttgctcctcaagtgtgaagcactccaccggtatccaccaagaaaatgatgttaaggaggaggaaggaggtggagagaattgggttttccaaactttttgggttttcgggtttgatgtgggttacaataaaatagggtctataatagtgtatttataggcaaaattttcagctgaaattttcccataaataatattattattatcccatttattattctcattaataattaaacaccttttaattattaatcctttttctaaaacactttagaaataattctctctcttgatttaatttccaaaaattaaatccttaattaataatattaagaacttttcttaattaatttataatcaattaaatctcatttaatcaattattaaattttccaattaattatttatttcataaataaattattattagccattattaattaattcctccaccattaaatcattctctttttatggtgtgaccctgtaggttcaatattaagccggtagtagaaataaataataataaaactattttatcattatttatataaattctctaatttattaaatatgattaattaattaatcacatttattctacatcgtgagggatacttctcagcatatcgcgactatccggataatatgaattcactgcttagaatacgaagaacctattcagtgaatagttaccgtacaataaactccttctaccctacaatgtcccgattaaatacaaggcatggatctcgtgtcaagcctatctaattcaatcactttgcttaccatttactatgcgtagttctatgcaaattagaaactcctttctaatttcatttactctggccagagattcctgaactagcataagtggatcagccttgaacattcgcttccttcactggaaggggtagatcctttattgatcatacactatcttcgtgtacaaattcctatacccagaagagccctaataattgtccctggagactaagaactaaaccaaagcatagttcagtgtacacaagatgactatgatgacctcaagtctaaggatacttgtataactatcactatgtgaacaactgctgacacgtgagtgaactccatcagttgttcagctgtgcgagtcatgttcagtgaacttattccataataagcacctacatactagctatagtgtcaccacacaaatgcctatgagaacagacatccttcataatgaagcaagtattgtatgtaccgatctttgcggattattaattaccagttagtaatcctatgaccaggaactatttaagtttagagttatcatctttttaggtctcactattatgatctcatcataattcataaaaagctttactctaaactatggtatatcttatttaaacacttaaatagataaagcccgtaataaaaacaaaacaagtctttattaatatcaatgaaatcaaaacagattacataaaagttattcctaaatcctaatacatgattggacttaggacatattcctttcaatctcccacttgtactaaagccaatcactctggtatctaatacccatcttgtctttatgacgatcaaagtgacatTCATAAAGTAggtttgtgagtgggtctgctatattgttatgtgtgtcaactctatttcaatacaatacaagaaatgttaccgcgctcccaccaacccttttgtagacgcatggttcatcttcgtttttgataaaatcaaactctttgattgtctcatcaaaatgaatgttccatctttcgagaagcctgctttaaaccacatatggttcgcagcagcttacacactaggttttcatttctcttggaaagaaaaccatctggctaattgccagatctcatagtcatagtaagcagcattcgcaagcaaaatccgaactaattttaacagggctacaggtaaaaggtttcatcaaagtcaatccattgcctttgtttgaattctttttccacaagcctgaccttaaaggtctccacctggccatctgctctaatcattcttttgtgTCCCGTATACATATatttctttccggatttcatggcactatgccatttctctgagtcaacactactcatagcctcattataggtcacagggtcgtcgtcatcaatgatcgacaactcattgtcattctcaatgacaaggccataatacctctcaggttggcgagacactctccctgatctatgaatgggttgttccataAAAGATTGTTCAGTtagaataggtgtttccacttgatccgtagtagtttgtgcttcttcaacttcatcaagttcaattttgctcccactgtttccttcaaggataaactccttttccaagaaggtagcatgtctggatacaaacacctgatgatcggtgtaaaagtaataccctaaagtctctttaggatatcccacaaaactatattttacggatcgatattccagcttatttgggtcaacctacttgacataagctggacatccccaaatcttaacgtgtttaagactcggtttcctttctttccatatctcatacggagtttgaggaacagatttggaaagcaccttattcagtaaatatactgaggtttccaatgcataaccccataggaatactggaagatttgcatagctcatcatggaccgaactatgtctaacaaagttcgatttctcctttcagataccaatctggaggcgtccactgggagactacaccatttactttgagataatctagaaacactccattaaagtattcaccacctcgatctgatcgaagagttataatactatgtttggttgtttctctacttcatacttatactctttgaacttttcaaaggcttcagacttgtgtttcatcaaacacatatccgaatctagatctatcatctatgaaagtaatgaagtatgaaaatccacccatggcttgcgtagacattggtccacatatatctgtgtgtaccattcctagcaaatctgcagccctctctccatgtccactaaatggagactgcagtgccactatgaagtgagattttcatcatcccttttcttttattagtttgttcaatctgaagtaaattatgtcacatttatacagaccattatttaaagtaccacgtctataaagaatattatctctaagaatagaacattcattattctcaataataaatgaaaatccagccaagtctaacatgggaataatattcctcacaatcgagggaacaaaataacaattatttcaaacaatagtcttgcccgtaggcatatgtaaataaaatgattctacatcgtcagcagcaactcttgctccatttcccatcagtagaatcacctcctcttcttcaagagtcctacttctccttggtccctgcaacaattgcagatatgagaaccacaggcggtatctaatacccaagtagaaatttgatttaatgacatattcacttctatcatgaacatacctgaatcaaaAGCAGTAGTCTCAGTacccttcttctttttcaattctgcaaggtaaaccttgcagttcctcttccagtgccccaccttgttacagtgaaagcaaacaactttgctcttggggtcttcagcttttggtggaaccggcattttctcacctactttcttcttcttggaagggttcctcttccttttct
This genomic interval from Apium graveolens cultivar Ventura chromosome 8, ASM990537v1, whole genome shotgun sequence contains the following:
- the LOC141680024 gene encoding uncharacterized protein LOC141680024, with product MGYNDSQLTPTNMPIYGFSGVECPVEGIIKLPMTIGQEPKQATQIIDFVVVMTESTYNAIMRRTGIHAFKAVPSSYHSVMKFPTREGIGEERGDQKMARSCYVASLRADGAGGRFCLLKI